One genomic segment of Flavobacteriaceae bacterium includes these proteins:
- a CDS encoding ATP-binding cassette domain-containing protein has product MIVAKNIYKYFGELEVLKGVNLRIEKGEIVAIVGPSGAGKTTLLQILGTLDKPLKKENSELKVNNVSLQSMNDKELSVFRNKHIGFIFQFHQLLPEFTAMENVCIPAFIAKKSKRETTSRAKKLFSFLGLSDRIYHKPNELSGGEQQRVAVARALINSPSVIFADEPSGNLDSVAAGNLHELFFKLRDEFQQTFVLVTHNEELANMTDRKLTMKDGIIIESF; this is encoded by the coding sequence ATGATTGTTGCTAAAAATATTTACAAATATTTCGGAGAACTGGAAGTACTAAAAGGGGTAAATCTTCGTATAGAAAAAGGAGAAATTGTAGCTATTGTAGGTCCTTCCGGAGCCGGTAAAACCACGCTACTACAAATATTAGGAACTTTGGACAAACCGCTCAAAAAAGAAAACTCCGAATTAAAAGTCAACAATGTTTCTCTGCAATCAATGAATGATAAAGAACTCTCCGTTTTTCGCAATAAACACATTGGGTTTATTTTTCAATTTCATCAGCTATTACCGGAATTTACTGCCATGGAAAATGTGTGTATTCCTGCATTTATTGCTAAAAAAAGTAAGCGGGAAACCACATCAAGAGCAAAAAAACTTTTTAGCTTTTTAGGGCTTTCAGATAGAATATACCATAAACCAAACGAACTCTCCGGAGGAGAACAACAACGTGTTGCCGTAGCAAGAGCTCTGATAAATAGCCCTTCAGTAATTTTTGCGGATGAACCAAGTGGTAATTTAGACTCTGTTGCAGCCGGGAACCTACATGAATTATTCTTTAAACTAAGAGATGAGTTTCAGCAAACCTTTGTATTGGTTACGCATAATGAGGAATTAGCCAATATGACAGATAGAAAACTAACGATGAAAGATGGTATTATCATCGAAAGTTTTTAA